From the genome of Scytonema hofmannii PCC 7110, one region includes:
- a CDS encoding macro domain-containing protein, producing MSLKIIKGNLFTSKCKTVVNTINCVGVMGAGIALEFRLRYPEMYESYVEICKNKLIDIGKLWLYKSEQKWILNFPTKKHWKQPSEVLFLELGLQKFVDTYVEKRITSIAFPLLGTQNGGIPEEKSLEVMKKYLGQCDLPIEIYIYNPDSPDNIFTELKSTFFSLSEEELIEVTGLGKAYLKKVKKVMEDERICSLSRFLSTKGIGVTTVEKTLLLLKNRKI from the coding sequence ATGAGCCTCAAAATCATTAAGGGAAACTTATTTACCTCCAAGTGCAAAACAGTTGTAAACACTATCAACTGTGTAGGAGTAATGGGAGCAGGTATCGCATTAGAATTTCGTTTGAGATATCCAGAAATGTATGAGAGTTATGTAGAAATTTGCAAGAACAAGCTCATTGATATTGGTAAGCTGTGGCTATATAAATCCGAGCAGAAATGGATTCTTAATTTTCCCACTAAAAAGCATTGGAAACAACCTTCAGAGGTTCTATTTCTTGAATTAGGTTTGCAAAAATTTGTAGACACATATGTGGAAAAGAGAATTACCTCAATCGCTTTTCCACTTCTTGGAACTCAAAATGGAGGGATCCCTGAAGAAAAATCACTAGAAGTTATGAAGAAATATCTTGGACAATGTGACCTGCCCATTGAAATATACATTTACAATCCTGACTCACCCGATAACATCTTTACTGAACTCAAATCTACTTTCTTCTCACTTTCAGAAGAAGAGCTTATAGAGGTAACTGGTTTGGGAAAGGCTTACCTGAAAAAAGTTAAGAAGGTGATGGAAGATGAGCGCATATGCAGCTTATCTAGATTTTTATCAACAAAGGGGATAGGAGTCACTACAGTAGAAAAGACTTTGTTACTTCTAAAAAATAGAAAAATATAG